ATGGCCTGCCACTCCCCCGCGACCGACGCACGGACCGTGGTGAAGTCGTTCTCACCGTACCCCCTGGCCAGCTGTGGCCAGCGCTCGCTGGCGCTCTCGTCGTAGATGCCAAGCAGCTCCTCGAGGTGGTCCATGGCGGTCCCGCTCGATGCACTCCCGTCGGTTCTGACGTCGTAGCTCACGAGTTCCCAACTCCCTATCCCGTCAATCGGCCAGAAGTATCATAGCTAATCGTGCGTTACGCGGCCGGTAGAGAACCCGTAATCCAGTGGCGCGAACGGGTATGGTGATGCTACTGCTGGACGGTGAAAGGTCGGCCCAGGCACCCACCCGGAACTACTCGGGCGACTTCGGGAGGAATGCACCGTCCGGGAATCGAACCAGAGCGAGACGGTCCTGCTCCCCGCGTCGCAGGCTGCGACTCGCAGGGTCCGATTCCCCAGCGCTACCGCTCCTCACTGTCGTTCGTCGCAGGAATGCACCGTCCGGGAATTGAACCCGGGCTATTAGCTTGGGAAGCTAATGTCCTACCACTGGACCAACGGTGCTCACTCACTACGTTCGTTCGCACCGAGCCCCCACTCACTTCGTTCGTGGGGACAACGGTGCTCGACCGCTACGTCCGTTCGCACCGCCCCACACGCACATCGTGCGCGGGGACAACGGTGCTCGACCGCCACGTCCGTTCGCACCGCCCCACACGCACATCGTGCGCGGGGACAACGGTGCTCGACCGCCACGTCCGTTCGCACCGCCCCACACGCACATCGTGCGCGGGGACAACGGTGTTCCCGTAACGTTCTATCTCAACGTTCTGCACGACCGTACTTCAACGTAGCGTTTTCCCGAACCGAATCGACCACCGGCGCGGCCCCGGCTCGGCCGGCCGCGGGTGGACGAACGTCCAGGTTCCGACCCCGTCGAGCAACGTATTAACGGGTGCAGATGCAAGACCCGCCTAATGTTGGACCTTCGCTTCTCGGAGGAAGAGCTGGCCGCCCAGCGCGACCACATCGTCTCGTTCATCCAGGAAACAGTCGACGCAGCGGGTGCCGACGGCGCCGTCCTCGGGCTCTCGGGGGGCGTCGACAGCACGACGACGGCCTACCTCGCCGTCGAAGCCCTCGGGAAGGAGAACGTGCGCGGACTGGTGCTGCCGGCGACGGTCTCCAGCGAGGAGAACATGAGCGACGCCGAGCGAGTGGCGGAGACGCTCGGCATCGAGTACGACACCATCGAGATCGGGCCCATCGTCGACGCGCTGGTCGACGCGATTCCGGGTGCCGAGGGCGACACCGTGGCCGTGGGCAACGCGCGGGCGCGGGTCCGCGGGGTGGTCAACTACTACGTCGCCAACGAGGAGGGCCGCGTGGTCCTCGGGACCGGGAACAGGGCCGAGGCGCTGACTGGCTACTTCACGAAGTACGGCGACCAGGCGGTCGACTGCAACCCCATCGGGAACCTCTACAAGCAGCAGGTCCGCCAGCTCGCGGCCTACCTCGGCGCACCAGACGACCTCGCGGAGAAGGAGGCGACCGCGGAGCTGTGGGCGGACCAGACCGACGAACAGGAGATGGGCGTCGGCTACGACACGGTCGACGCGGTCATCGCGCTCCACATCGAGGGCGGGGCGTCGACCACGGCGACGGCGCGCGAGCTCGGCATCGACGAGGCCGACGTCGAGCGCGTGCGGGAGCTGTACGAGGTGAGCGAGCACAAGCGCAACATGCCGCCCGCACCGTCGGAACTGCGGCTCTGACGAAGCGAACGACGCCTCACTCGTCGCTCGACTCGACCGGGTCGTCGGCGACCACCCGGACCCGGTCGCCGTCCTGGAGGACGTAGCGCTCGGGGTCGACCGGCTGGCCGTTCACCTCGTAGACGACCGTCGAGCCCTCGCTCGCCCGGTAGACCTCGTCACCGAAGGCGAAGCCGTTCTGGGTCACGCCCATCCCGAGCGACTCCAGCGCGTACTCCAGCGTGACGCCCTGCCCGTGGACGTGCCACGTACTGCCGTCGCCGTTCTCGTAGTGGAAGAAGTCGTCCTGGAGCTGGTACTTGTTCTGGCTGAAGTCCAGTGACCGCCCGTCGACGGTCACCGTCATCGGGCCGTGCTCGTGGACCGTCCCGAGGCTGGCGGGCTGGCGGACGCTGTCGTCGACGAAGGTGGTGGCCGCGCCGGCGCTGGAGTTCCCGCTCCCGAGGCTCACGAGCAGGCCGCCGACGATGAGCGCGAAGAGGACGCCGGCCACCCCCAGCGCGATGGTGCTGGTCGGAGGGCCGCCCCCGTCGTCGAGGCCGTCGACCCGCCGTCGTTCGATCCGACCCAGTTCGTCGTGGTGTTCGTCCCGGAGGTGGCGCAGGTACGCCGCCTCCTCATCGAA
This window of the Haloarchaeobius amylolyticus genome carries:
- a CDS encoding NAD+ synthase, which encodes MLDLRFSEEELAAQRDHIVSFIQETVDAAGADGAVLGLSGGVDSTTTAYLAVEALGKENVRGLVLPATVSSEENMSDAERVAETLGIEYDTIEIGPIVDALVDAIPGAEGDTVAVGNARARVRGVVNYYVANEEGRVVLGTGNRAEALTGYFTKYGDQAVDCNPIGNLYKQQVRQLAAYLGAPDDLAEKEATAELWADQTDEQEMGVGYDTVDAVIALHIEGGASTTATARELGIDEADVERVRELYEVSEHKRNMPPAPSELRL
- a CDS encoding EGFR-like transmembrane domain-containing protein, whose amino-acid sequence is MYDCDHCGGSFDEEAAYLRHLRDEHHDELGRIERRRVDGLDDGGGPPTSTIALGVAGVLFALIVGGLLVSLGSGNSSAGAATTFVDDSVRQPASLGTVHEHGPMTVTVDGRSLDFSQNKYQLQDDFFHYENGDGSTWHVHGQGVTLEYALESLGMGVTQNGFAFGDEVYRASEGSTVVYEVNGQPVDPERYVLQDGDRVRVVADDPVESSDE